The following are encoded together in the Glycine max cultivar Williams 82 chromosome 8, Glycine_max_v4.0, whole genome shotgun sequence genome:
- the LOC100500342 gene encoding uncharacterized protein LOC100500342, which yields MDWFSWLSKTGLEPTLVYEYGLTFAHNELEEEDITYFNHEFLMSMGISIAKHRLEILKLARKVKGKRAAPPRPVARLMVAIKRTKRCLANYIRSFISTCEEESSALVVVPSSSSRSYYGTRWKSNHVMKRNKKMVVAKQERLLLTNGSPNTVVHGLDAFTSPNIVYHFQKDEQMEGDDGYWSSAATEQIRRRGEKDGGACPTPYACNKMIFISYSKW from the exons ATGGATTGGTTCTCCTGGCTTTCCAAAACAGGCCTTGAGCCAACCCTAGTGTATGAGTATGGCCTTACTTTTGCTCACAACGAGCTTGAAGAAGAAGACATAACATACTTCAACCATGAGTTTCTCATGAGCATGGGAATCTCCATAGCCAAACACAGGCTAGAGATTCTCAAGCTTGCAAGGAAAGTGAAGGGAAAGAGGGCGGCACCACCACGCCCTGTGGCAAGGCTCATGGTGGCGATCAAGAGGACAAAGAGGTGCTTAGCCAATTACATTCGCTCGTTCATCAGCACTTGTGAAGAAGAGTCATCAGCACTTGTGGTGGtgccatcatcatcatcaaggtCTTATTATGGGACAAGATGGAAGAGTAATCATGTGATGAAGAGGAACAAAAAGATGGTGGTGGCTAAGCAAGAGAGGCTCTTGCTCACAAATGGAAGCCCTAATACTGTTGTGCATGGTCTTGATGCTTTCACTAGTCCTAATATTGTTTATCATTTCCAAAAGGATGAACAAATGGAAGGAGATGATGGATATTGGTCTTCAGCTGCTACTGAACAAATCAG AAGAAGGGGGGAAAAAGATGGAGGTGCATGTCCCACACCCTACGCATGTAACAAGATGATCTTCATTTCTTACTCAAAGTGGTGA